In a genomic window of Clavelina lepadiformis chromosome 7, kaClaLepa1.1, whole genome shotgun sequence:
- the LOC143465323 gene encoding uncharacterized protein LOC143465323 — MECHPSDKHVEIILKESVVRLYDFARMKSYATRSESTSLCEVPTETDATFTLMSNNVFSQSENERNAIFDDDIVDSENLNEKNSQEEYNKLVTKVPDKNIRNREINTRKVKCSRTVENDKIKHFCCAVCDKSFTQKTKMKKTHKSKRLYECRVCCKSFSRSSTLKQHMKVHNGERPYQCDVCLKSFSHNSYLKIHMRVHTGERLYQCNICCKSFLQNSNFQHHMRVHTGERPYQCDLCLKSFSENSSLKSHMKVHTGERPYQCDVCLKSFSENSNLQRHMRVHTGERPYQCDVCLKSFSENSNLQRHMKVHTGERPYQCDVCLKSFSEKNILQRHMKVHTGERPYQCNICLKSFSRNSNLKSHMRVHTGERPYQCNVCCKSFLQNSHFQHHMRVHTGVRPYQCNVCLKSFLENNNLHCHMRVHTGERPYQCDVCLKSYSENSSLQHHLKVHTGERPYQCDVCLKSFSENNTLQRHMKVHTGERPYQCDVCCKSFLQNSQLQRHMIVHTGERPYQCDVGCK, encoded by the coding sequence atggAGTGTCATCCAAGTGATAAGCATGTggagattattttaaaagaatcAGTGGTAAGATTATATGATTTTGCAAGAATGAAAAGCTATGCGACAAGAAGTGAATCAACTTCACTATGTGAAGTCCCGACTGAGACAGATGCGACATTTACTCTTATGTCAAACAATGTTTTCTCTCAGTCAGAGAATGAAAGAAATGCAATATTCGATGATGACATTGTTGATTCTGAAAAcctaaatgaaaaaaactcaCAAGAGGAATACAACAAATTGGTTACGAAGGTTCCTGATAAAAACATCAGAAATCGAGAGATCAATACTAGAAAGGTAAAATGTTCACGAACTgttgaaaatgacaaaataaaacatttctgttgcgctgtttgtgataaatcttttacacaaaaaacaaaaatgaaaaagactCACAAGAGTAAACGATTGTATGAATGTcgagtttgttgcaaatcattttcacgaagcagcactttgaagcaacatatgaaagtccacaatggagagcgcccttatcaatgcgatgtttgtttgaaatcattttcacataaCAGCTATTTGAAAATtcatatgagagtccacactggagagcgccttTATCAGTGCAatatttgctgcaaatcatttttgcaaaacagcaattttcagcatcatatgagagtccacactggagagcgcccttatcaatgcgatctttgtttgaaatcattttcggaaaacagcagtttgaaaagtcatatgaaagtccacactggagagcgcccttatcaatgcgacgtttgtttgaaatcattttcggaaaacagcaatttacaacgtcatatgagagtccacactggagagcgcccttatcaatgcgatgtttgtttgaaatcattttcggaaaacagcaatttacaacgtcatatgaaagtccacactggagagcgcccttatcaatgtgatgtttgcttgaaatcattttcggaaaaaaacattttacagcgtcatatgaaagtccacactggagagcgcccttatcagtgcaacatttgtttgaaatcgttttcacgaaacagcaatttgaaaagtcatatgagagtccacactggagagcgcccttatcagtgcaatgtttgctgcaaatcatttttgcaaaacagccattttcagcatcatatgagagtccacactggagtgcgcccttatcaatgcaatgtttgtttgaaatcatttttggaaaacaacaatttacattgtcatatgagagtccacactggagagcgaccttatcaatgcgatgtttgtttgaaatcatatTCGGAAAACAGCAGTTTACAGCATCAtttgaaagtccacactggagagcgaccttatcaatgcgatgtttgtttgaaatcattttcggaaAACAACACTTtacagcgtcatatgaaagtccacactggagagcgcccttatcaatgcgatgtttgctgcaaatcatttttgcaaaacagcCAATTACAGCGTCATATGatagtccacactggagagcgcccttatcaatgcgatgttggctgtaaatga